The following coding sequences lie in one Cannabis sativa cultivar Pink pepper isolate KNU-18-1 chromosome 5, ASM2916894v1, whole genome shotgun sequence genomic window:
- the LOC115716303 gene encoding 14 kDa proline-rich protein DC2.15-like: MAFRAQACTALLLSLNLVLFTMVSSTSIPLIPTIPTLNSKAKCPLDTLKLGVCAKLLNELVHVVVGTPPKTPCCSLIGDLVDLEAAVCVCTALKANILGINLNVPISLNLLLNYCGKNSPLGFQCP, translated from the coding sequence ATGGCTTTTAGGGCTCAAGCATGCACTGCTCTCCTTCTCTCCCTTAATTTGGTGCTCTTCACTATGGTTAGCTCCACTAGTATCCCATTAATACCAACTATCCCAACTCTTAACTCTAAGGCTAAGTGTCCTTTGGACACCCTAAAGCTTGGAGTGTGTGCAAAGTTGTTGAATGAGTTAGTACACGTTGTTGTTGGGACTCCACCCAAAACTCCTTGTTGCAGTCTTATTGGAGATTTGGTTGATCTCGAAGCAGCTGTGTGTGTTTGTACTGCCCTTAAAGCTAATATTTTGGGCATCAATCTTAATGTTCCAATTTCGCTCAACTTACTTCTTAACTATTGCGGCAAAAATTCTCCACTTGGCTTCCAGTGTCCTTAA
- the LOC115716300 gene encoding 14 kDa proline-rich protein DC2.15, giving the protein MINTSTTSYKLHIMASTTRQYSSTLIISLVLSMNLMASSTSSPDEQAIRPDHYSIPNTNNNNNKQMIMNPMKVSCPRDALKLGVCANVLHGAVGTGIGLPADHCCSVLDGLVDLEAAVCLCTAIKANILGININIPISLSLLINTCGIDMPSDFQCVSA; this is encoded by the coding sequence atgataaacacAAGTACAACTTCATATAAATTACATATTATGGCTTCCACCACAAGACAATATTCTTCAACCCTAATCATTTCTCTTGTCCTCTCCATGAACCTCATGGCAAGTAGTACTAGTAGTCCAGATGAGCAGGCCATTAGGCCTGATCATTATTCAATCCcaaacactaataataataataataagcagATGATCATGAACCCAATGAAGGTGAGTTGCCCTAGAGATGCCTTGAAGCTAGGGGTGTGTGCAAACGTGCTGCATGGGGCTGTGGGGACGGGGATAGGGTTGCCCGCGGACCATTGCTGCTCGGTTCTTGATGGCCTTGTGGATCTTGAAGCTGCTGTGTGCCTTTGCACAGCCATTAAGGCTAACATTCTTGGAATCAACATTAACATTCCCATTTCACTCAGCTTGCTCATCAACACTTGTGGCATAGACATGCCATCCGACTTTCAATGTGTGTCTGCCTAA
- the LOC133037675 gene encoding phospholipid-transporting ATPase 1-like, with protein MLSVIDESVNTNIMHATEVHLLAYSSVGLRTLVVGMRELSPLEFEVWRSSFEAASTSLRGRAAALRKVAGNIETNLCILSASGIEDKLQSGVPEAIESLGTAGIKVSVLTGDKQEIAISIGYSSKLMTPMMTQHVINCITPGNLVERVTRSHRRNFGKCFDISDLDC; from the coding sequence ATGCTAAGTGTAATTGATGAATCGGTGAACACAAACATAATGCATGCTACAGAAGTTCATCTTCTTGCTTACTCTTCAGTGGGTTTAAGAACACTTGTTGTTGGAATGCGTGAACTTTCTCCTTTAGAATTTGAGGTGTGGCGCTCTTCATTTGAGGCAGCAAGCACATCTTTGAGAGGTCGGGCTGCTGCCCTACGCAAGGTTGCTGGCAACATAGAAACCAATCTCTGCATATTGAGTGCCTCTGGAATTGAAGATAAACTGCAAAGCGGGGTGCCTGAAGCTATAGAGTCTCTGGGAACAGCTGGGATTAAAGTGTCGGTTTTGACAGGTGACAAGCAAGAAATTGCCATATCGATTGGATACTCTTCAAAGCTCATGACTCCCATGATGACCCAACATGTAATTAATTGTATAACTCCTGGGAATCTTGTAGAACGCGTTACAAGAAGCCACAGAAGGAATTTCGGGAAATGCTTTGACATCAGCGACCTTGATTGTTGA